From Corvus cornix cornix isolate S_Up_H32 chromosome 17, ASM73873v5, whole genome shotgun sequence, the proteins below share one genomic window:
- the PSMD5 gene encoding LOW QUALITY PROTEIN: 26S proteasome non-ATPase regulatory subunit 5 (The sequence of the model RefSeq protein was modified relative to this genomic sequence to represent the inferred CDS: deleted 1 base in 1 codon): MAEAAAAKMAEAAAELLERAARRDAALEELRALRVAVQAVPPAALRARLGEHHLVALFGLLGVNDREQVSACVSILERLLQALDPLYVIQNLREELQKGLFHPDDSVKILTMSQVGRIVEDSAAVTEILHSPELLRQIINCIGGEKIAVAKEAIKSLSRIAQSQEGLEALFGSTLLSDLRNVMATSDVVRYRVYELIVEISSVSAESLNYCANSGLIPELIGELTGEDVLVRATCIEMVTSLAHTPHGRQYLAQQGVIDKISNIILGAESDPFSSFYLPGFVKFFGNLAIVDSPQQICERYPVFMEKVFEMAESQDPTMIGVAVDTLGILGSNVEGKQVLQKTRSRFQNLLSKIGHQAKNAPTELRLRCLDAISSLLYLPPEQQTEDLLRMTESWFTSLSSQPLELFRSISTQPFPDLHCGALRVFTAIANQPWAQKLMLDSPGFVEYVVDRSVEPDKASKDAKYELVKALVNSKTIAEIFGNQYYLRLRAYLHEGPYYVKAVSTTAVEGAE, encoded by the exons AtggcggaggcggcggcggccaaGATGGCGGAGGCG GCGGcggagctcctggagcgggcGGCCCGGCGGGATGCGGCGCTGGAGGAGCTGCGGGCCCTGCGGGTCGCCGTGCAGGCCGTACCGCCCGCCGCCCTCCGCGCCCGCCTCGGCGAGCACCACCTGGTAGCGCTCTTCGGCCTCCTCGGCGTCAATGACCG GGAACAGGTGTCCGCGTGTGTTTCTATCCTGGAGAGGCTTCTGCAGGCCCTGGATCCCCTTTACGTGATCCAGAAcctcagggaagagctgcagaagggCCTTTTCCACCCCGATGACTCCGTGAAAATCCTCACCATGTCGCAG GTTGGGAGGATTGTTGAAGactcagctgctgtcacagaaATTCTGCACAGCCCCGAGCTGCTACGGCAGATCATAAACTGCATTGGTGGAGAGAAAATTGCAGTGGCTAAAGAG GCTATCAAATCTCTGTCGAGAATAGCCCAGAGCCAGGAGGGTTTGGAGGCTTTGTTTGGGAGCACTTTGTTGAGTGACCTGAGGAATGTGATGGCCACGAGTGACGTTGTTCGCTACAGAGTCTATGAG tTAATTGTGGAGATTTCATCAGTGTCAGCAGAGTCTCTGAATTACTGTGCAAACAGTGGGTTAATCCCTGAGTTAATTGGGGAGCTGACTGGAGAGGATGTGCTGGTCAG GGCCACGTGCATAGAGATGGTGACCTCGCTGGCCCACACCCCCCATGGGCGGCAGTACCTGGCTCAGCAAGGAGTCATCGACAAAATCTCCAACATCATCCTTGGGGCAGAGTCAGatcccttctccagcttctACTTGCCAG GATTTGTTAAATTTTTTGGCAATCTGGCTATTGTGGACAGTCCCCAGCAGATCTGTGAGCGATACCCTGTCTTTATGGAAAAAGTCTTTGAAATGGCAGAAAGTCAGGATCCAACCATGATTGGAGTGGCTGTGGACACGCTGGGAATCCTGGGATCAAATGTGGAAGGCAAACAGGTTTTACAGAAAACTA gaagTAGATTTCAAAATCTCTTAAGCAAAATAGGGCACCAGGCCAAGAATGCCCCCACTGAGTTACGGCTTCGGTGCTTGGATGCGATTTCATCTCTGCTTTACTTGCCT CCAGAGCAGCAGACAGAGGACCTCTTAAGAATGACTGAATCCTGGTTCACATCCTTGTCCAGccagcccctggagctgttCAGGAGCATCAGTACTCAGCCATTCCCTGATCTCCACTGCGGGGCTTTGCGGGTGTTCACT GCCATTGCAAATCAACCATGGGCCCAGAAGCTGATGCTGGACAGCCCAGGGTTTGTGGAGTACGTTGTGGACAGATCTGTGGAGCCTGACAAAGCTTCAAAGGATGCTAAATACGAACTGGTGAAGGCCCTGGTGAACTCCAAAACCATTGCAGAGATCTTTGGGAATCAGTATTACCTGAGGCTCAGGGCTTACCTGCACGAGGGCCCCTATTATGTTAAGGCAGTTTCTACTACAGCTGTGGAAGGAGCAGAATAA
- the CUTA gene encoding protein CutA isoform X1, whose translation MYPLLRGLALHLHSAVTGSYIPGTHSIAFVNCLNEQIARDIARAIMDKKLAAYVNILPKSSALYFWKGELEESTEILLLVKTRTSKIGELSNYVRSIHPFETPEIISLPIDQGNPLYLKWIEENVPRD comes from the exons ATGTACCCCCTGCTCCGGGGCCTGGCTCTGCACCTGCACTCTGCTGTCACTGGCAGCTACATCCCAGGGACACATTCCATCGCCTTCGTCAACTGCCTCAACGAGCAGATCGCCAGGGACATCGCAAG GGCCATCATGGATAAGAAACTGGCTGCCTACGTGAACATCCTGCCCAAGAGCTCAGCCTT GTATTTCTGGAAAGGGGAGCTGGAAGAATCCACTGAAATACTGCTG TTGGTGAAGACAAGGACGTCCAAAATAGGGGAATTGTCCAACTACGTCAG ATCCATCCATCCCTTTGAAACCCCCGAAATCATCAGCCTGCCTATTGACCAAGGAAACCCTCTGTACCTCAAATGGATAGAGGAGAACGTGCCACGGGACTGA
- the CUTA gene encoding protein CutA isoform X2, with protein sequence MEGLSQRCPLPPASQGCPRPGPFTVLLVLTLLVLMYPLLRGLALHLHSAVTGSYIPGTHSIAFVNCLNEQIARDIARAIMDKKLAAYVNILPKSSALYFWKGELEESTEILLLVKTRTSKIGELSNYVRSIHPFETPEIISLPIDQGNPLYLKWIEENVPRD encoded by the exons atggaggggctgaGCCAGCGCTGCCCGCTGCCCCCGgcttcccagggctgcccccggcccggccc TTTCACTGTGCTTTTA GTGCTGACGCTGTTGGTGCTCATGTACCCCCTGCTCCGGGGCCTGGCTCTGCACCTGCACTCTGCTGTCACTGGCAGCTACATCCCAGGGACACATTCCATCGCCTTCGTCAACTGCCTCAACGAGCAGATCGCCAGGGACATCGCAAG GGCCATCATGGATAAGAAACTGGCTGCCTACGTGAACATCCTGCCCAAGAGCTCAGCCTT GTATTTCTGGAAAGGGGAGCTGGAAGAATCCACTGAAATACTGCTG TTGGTGAAGACAAGGACGTCCAAAATAGGGGAATTGTCCAACTACGTCAG ATCCATCCATCCCTTTGAAACCCCCGAAATCATCAGCCTGCCTATTGACCAAGGAAACCCTCTGTACCTCAAATGGATAGAGGAGAACGTGCCACGGGACTGA
- the B3GALT9 gene encoding beta-1,3-galactosyltransferase 9 produces the protein MQLTLCRLRTHQWCFILFNVLLFHVLLFGADLLEQYFLHSLPLSYTDAKTLEIRERARKLDLDPLKANLSHTGSSAATCSNQEIFLLIVVCSSPENRTRRNMIRQTWGNVTGSRGYSVLTLFAVGKAASASTQLEINEEAQEHRDIIEGSFIDSPETQTQKMLMSVEWMVTFCPHARYILHTAQDVFVGVPSLAGYLLSLTQREDIYLGRVVHHGVPDRDPQSPGFVPIHQYPEEFYPDFCHGSAFLMSQDVARKVYVAAREVPLAVPPAAFVGICAKRAGIAARHSSRFSGEKHISYNRCCYKFIFTSSDMREDELFKDWKETSDGEDCSLLETYYSLVSCKVLTYIDKFKQFNLDRIKNEVLHFVN, from the exons ATGCAG ctgaCACTCTGCAGGCTCCGCACACACCAGTGGTGCTTCATCCTCTTCAATGTCTTGCTTTTCCACGTGCTGCTTTTTGGGGCAGATTTGCTGGAGCAATACTTCCTGCATTCCCTGCCTCTCTCTTACACCGACGCGAAGACTCTGGAGATCAGGGAGAGGGCCAGAAAGCTGGATCTGGATCCTCTGAAGGCCAACCTCTCCCACactggcagcagtgcagcaaCATGCTCCAATCAAGAGATATTTCTGCTCATTGTTGtctgcagcagcccagaaaACAGGACAAGGCGCAACATGATCAGGCAGACCTGGGGCAATGTGACAGGCTCCAGGGGTTACAGCGTCCTGACTCTGTTTGCTGTAGGAAAGGCAGCTTCAGCAAGCACCCAGCTGGAGATCAATGAAGAGGCTCAAGAGCACCGAGACATCATTGAAGGCAGTTTCATCGATTCCCCCGAGACGCAGACACAGAAGATGCTGATGAGTGTGGAGTGGATGGTGACTTTCTGTCCCCATGCCAGGTACATCCTTCACACAGCCCAGGACGTGTTTGTCGGCgttcccagcctggctgggtaCCTGCTGAGCTTAACGCAGCGGGAGGACATCTACCTTGGGAGGGTGGTTCATCACGGAGTGCCTGACAGGGACCCCCAGAGCCCGGGCTTTGTCCCCATCCATCAATACCCCGAGGAGTTTTACCCGGATTTCTGCCATGGCAGTGCTTTCCTCATGTCCCAGGACGTGGCTCGCAAGGTTTATGTGGCTGCCAGGGAGGTGCCACTGGCAGTGCCCCCCGCTGCCTTTGTAGGAATCTGTGCTAAAAGAGCCGGAATCgctgccaggcacagctcccGCTTTTCTGGGGAGAAGCACATCAGCTACAATCGATGCTGCTATAAATTCATTTTCACCTCTTCTGACATGAGAGAGGATGAGCTATTTAAAGACTGGAAGGAAACGAGCGATGGGGAAGATTGTTCCTTACTGGAAACCTACTACAGCCTGGTGTCCTGCAAGGTTCTGACCTACATTGATAAGTTCAAACAGTTCAACTTGGATAGGATCAAAAATGAGGTCCTTCATTTTGTCAATTAA